A single region of the Neisseria zoodegmatis genome encodes:
- a CDS encoding 4'-phosphopantetheinyl transferase family protein → MDMETALTKQPQLICLLADHSCADLYRTEMLDVQDKNCVAHNPSLAQRMDWQVSRYLKQQAVLPVLSLSHSKGSAAVLTGDGVSHAGVDLEYMRPRDFAALAEWVAAPHEQEYLAQRGWLSEDFYELWTLKEALLKAAGLAFPSDMQRVGWQYDSDGLKCLHVNQQGAWNGISAKMGNFMLACVWKGQAECMLEAPRDMEVHITKRWHVCGGNG, encoded by the coding sequence ATGGATATGGAAACGGCCTTGACGAAGCAGCCCCAACTGATTTGCCTGCTTGCAGATCACAGTTGTGCCGACCTGTATCGCACGGAAATGCTGGATGTGCAGGACAAAAACTGCGTGGCGCACAATCCGTCTCTTGCGCAACGGATGGATTGGCAGGTAAGCCGCTACCTTAAACAGCAGGCTGTTTTGCCCGTGCTGTCTTTGTCGCACAGCAAAGGTTCGGCGGCTGTTTTAACGGGCGATGGCGTATCGCATGCCGGTGTGGATTTGGAATACATGCGGCCGCGCGATTTTGCGGCGCTGGCCGAGTGGGTGGCTGCTCCGCACGAGCAGGAGTATTTGGCGCAACGCGGTTGGCTGAGTGAAGATTTTTACGAACTGTGGACCTTGAAAGAAGCCTTATTGAAAGCCGCAGGTTTGGCGTTCCCATCGGATATGCAGAGGGTAGGGTGGCAGTATGATTCAGATGGCCTCAAATGTCTGCATGTGAATCAACAAGGTGCTTGGAACGGCATAAGCGCCAAAATGGGCAATTTCATGTTGGCTTGCGTATGGAAAGGGCAGGCGGAATGTATGCTGGAAGCGCCGCGTGATATGGAAGTACACATCACAAAGCGCTGGCATGTTTGCGGCGGCAACGGTTAA